From Drosophila suzukii chromosome 2R, CBGP_Dsuzu_IsoJpt1.0, whole genome shotgun sequence, a single genomic window includes:
- the CCT8 gene encoding T-complex protein 1 subunit theta: MALSVPKAPGVSQMLKDGARMYTGLEEAVYRNISACKEFAQTMRSAYGPNGMNKMIINHIEKQFVTSDAGTIMRELDVEHPAAKLIVMASQMQDAEVGDGTNFVVVLAGALLESAEELLRLGITTAEISDGYEKALEKALEILPTLVSHKIEDYRNVEKVKDVLRTSIMSKQYGQEDFLNDLVSKACVSILPDEGTFNVDNIRICKILGSGLTKSEVVRGMVFKRFVEGDVTYAEKAKIVIFSCPVDIIQTETKGTVLIKSADELLSFSSGEESLLESQIKAIADTGVKVVVAGGKVGDMALHFLNKYGLMAVRLNSKFDLRRLSRSVNATVLPRITTPSQEELGYCDKVCIEELGDTTIVAFRNEGKDSRIATVVIRGATDNFMDDIERALDDAVNNFKCLTRDGRYLPGAGATEIELATQLSAYADTLPGLDQYAVRKFANALEVFPKALAENSGINGTDIVNQLYLAHNSESGKTIGFDIEAEKASTIDTTKAKLFDLYQSKFWGLKYAVGAATTILKVDQIIMAKRAGGPKPRQAAGSDDES; this comes from the exons ATGGCTTTATCCGTTCCCAAGGCTCCCGGAGTGTCGCAGATGCTCAAGGATGGCGCCCGG ATGTACACCGGGCTTGAGGAGGCGGTGTACCGCAACATCAGCGCCTGCAAGGAGTTCGCTCAGACCATGCGCTCCGCCTACGGGCCAAATGGCATGAACAAGATGATCATCAACCACATCGAGAAGCAGTTCGTGACCAGCGACGCCGGCACCATCATGCGGGAGCTGGATGTGGAGCATCCGGCCGCCAAGCTGATCGTCATGGCCAGTCAGATGCAGGACGCTGAGGTGGGCGATGGCACCAACTTTGTGGTGGTGCTGGCCGGAGCTCTGCTGGAGTCCGCGGAGGAGCTGCTGCGTTTGGGCATCACCACCGCCGAGATCTCCGACGGCTATGAGAAGGCTTTGGAGAAGGCCCTGGAGATCCTGCCCACCTTGGTGAGCCACAAGATCGAGGACTACCGCAACGTGGAGAAGGTCAAGGATGTACTTCGCACTTCGATCATGTCGAAGCAATACGGTCAGGAGGACTTCCTCAATGATCTGGTGAGCAAGGCCTGCGTCTCCATCCTGCCGGATGAGGGCACCTTCAACGTGGACAACATTCGCATCTGCAAGATCCTGGGCAGCGGACTGACCAAGTCTGAGGTGGTCCGCGGCATGGTCTTCAAGCGGTTTGTTGAGGGCGACGTAACCTATGCCGAGAAGGCCAAGATCGTGATTTTCTCCTGCCCCGTCGACATCATCCAGACGGAGACCAAGGGCACCGTGCTGATCAAGTCGGCTGACGAGCTTCTGAGCTTCTCTTCCGGCGAAGAGAGCCTGCTGGAGAGCCAGATCAAGGCTATTGCCGACACCGGTGTGAAGGTGGTTGTGGCCGGCGGCAAGGTCGGCGACATGGCCCTGCACTTCCTGAACAAATACGGCCTGATGGCCGTGCGTCTGAACTCCAAGTTCGATCTGCGTCGCCTGAGCCGCTCCGTGAATGCCACCGTCCTGCCGCGCATCACTACTCCCAGTCAAGAGGAGTTGGGCTACTGCGACAAGGTCTGCATCGAGGAGCTGGGTGACACCACAATTGTTGCCTTCAG GAACGAGGGCAAGGACTCTCGCATTGCCACCGTGGTTATTCGTGGAGCCACCGATAACTTTATGGATGACATTGAGCGCGCCTTAGACGACGCTGTTAACAACTTCAAGTGCCTGACCCGGGATGGCCGCTATCTTCCCGGAGCTGGTGCCACCGAGATCGAGTTGGCCACCCAGCTGTCGGCTTATGCAGATACTCTGCCGGGACTGGACCAGTACGCCGTGCGCAAGTTCGCCAACGCCCTGGAAGTATTCCCCAAGGCTCTAGCCGAGAACTCCGGCATCAATGGCACAGATATCGTCAACCAGCTGTACTTGGCACACAACTCAGAGTCCGGCAAGACAATCGGCTTCGACATTGAGGCGGAGAAGGCCAGCACCATCGACACGACTAAGGCGAAGCTCTTCGATCTGTACCAGTCCAAGTTCTGGGGTCTGAAGTACGCAGTGGGCGCGGCCACAACCATCTTGAAGGTGGACCAGATCATCATGGCCAAGCGCGCCGGAGGTCCCAAGCCGCGACAGGCTGCCGGCAGCGATGACGAGAGTTAA